A window of Macaca thibetana thibetana isolate TM-01 chromosome 7, ASM2454274v1, whole genome shotgun sequence genomic DNA:
AGatttaacaaatgaaataattcattacCTATTGCCATAAACACTCAATACATTAAGTGTGGGGGGAGATGCACAGATCAAGTCCCTGCCCTTACAGAGATGATAGGGTTGTGGAGAGAGATACACCAACAGTTACAAGTACTTGACGTCACTCTGAAGATGAGCAGGCATCACAGTAGCTACAAGAGGGGAAGAAATACCTGGGTCTGTCTGAAGGATCAGGGAGCCTCCTTGTGAGGCACCAATAAATCTAATCACTCTGTAGTTACTGAATACCAGGTACCATGCGAGATGTCAAAACTTGGTCAGGCATGATTAGTGTTAGGAGTCCAGGGTGCCTGAAACTTAGcacttgttttttctcttctccaggatgctggaaaatggaaaatacatcCAAAGATGACTGGCCACTAGATGAATGGGGCACAGAATTTATTAATCTGTGCAAGCAAACTTTGCCTCCATGGAGGGTGCTCTGGCAAACTACTGCAGAAAATTCCAGATCTCCTAGACTTCAGGACCTGCAGGCTCAGGTATGCCTGCCAAGGTATAACTGGTCCAGCACACAGGGTCCCTTACACACCCAGCTGCAAGTGAACAAAGAGAAagcatggagggagggagggtggaaactggggctggggaggaaatGGGAGTGATGTGTGAGGTACTGCCCCGGTGTTCTTACTGGATGGGAACAAAATATACCAGAGAGCAAGAGGACATGCCGGGTAAGGAGAGCGAGCTGTTAAGACAGTGATCTTGTTCCTTGGTGAACCAGGGGCTGTTGTCATGCATCACCTATGACAATGAGGGAATctggggaaaagaggaagagatatAAATTCCGCTCTTTTACAATAGATAGTGAAAGGGAAATAATGAAGGGTGATGTCTGCATATGTATAAGAAAGATAGCCTGAGATGTAATTGGCCCATTTGTGTGCACAAAAGCAAAACAGAGGGACACTGCTCCAAAGAGGACAATAATTAGGGCACAGAATGCCTCATATTGACCACCAGGTGGCACTACAGACCAAACACAGCTTGGTTGTTGGTCCAGAAAGTCTGGGGTAGTGTAAGTTGGGTATCAAAATGCAGAGTGGCCAgacaggctcacacctgtaatctcagcactttgggaggctaaggtgggaggatcgcttgaggccaagggtgtgagaccagtctgggcatcatagtgagactgtgtctccaagaCTTTCTcgctacaaaataaatttttgataGAATGAAAAGATCCAGAGTGcttacaatggaatactgttcacccataaaaaagaagagaaattcccATGTGTGCTACAATATCAAAGAATCttaaagacattatgttaaggctgggcacgatggctcatgcctgtaatcccagcactttggtaggccgaggagggcggatcacgaggtcaggagatcaagaccatcctggctaacatggtgaaaccccgtctctactaaaaatacagaaaaaaaaattagccaggcatggtggcaagcgcctgtagtcccaggtacttgggaggctgaggcaggagaatggcatgaacccaggaggtggaacttgcagtgagctgagattgtgccactgtactccagcctgggcgacagagcgagactctgtctcaaaaaaaaaaaaaaaaaaaaaaagacaacttaagtgaaataagccaggcacaaaataacaaatattgtatgattcaactAACATGAGGTACTTaacagtagtcaaattcataaagaaagtagaatggtggttgccagggactggaggaagggggagtggggagcagtcacttaatgggtatggagtttcagttgGGGAAGATGAAACATTTCTGGAGATAGaggatggtgatggttgcacaataatgtaCTTAACAATGGGTAagatgattttgttattttaccacgattttaaacataaaaacaaaacagagtgcCCATAATGTTCTCTTGTACCAAGTGGTGGATGCACCTTCTAAAACAGGTAAGAGAGGAGGTAAAAGATGTTTCCCCAATcctgcctgtctcagcctgtcAGTTCCACTTGTCCTGCCCAAATCCTCAGTTCTCTTTGTACCGTGTTCACTTACTTTTCATCAAATGCCTATTCAGTGTAGGCCTTGAGCCAGTACTGAGAATGCATTCTCTAGGGGCCAGGCCATTTACCAGCTCTCTATCATCCACTCCATTTACCTTCCTCCAGCCAATCCCCAGCCCACACATTTTCCGCTTTCTTCTCTCACTCaacatccattaaaaaaaaaaaaatactatcttagtccatttgagctgctataacaaaataccttagacttggtaatttataactAACAGAAATTTAATGCTTACAGCTCTAGAGTtgggaagtacaagatcaaggcCCCAGCAAGGGCCCATTCCTCATAGATGATGCATCCCCTATGCTGCTGTATCCTCCCATGATGGAAGGGCAAAAGAGGTGAACAGCTCTCTCACACCTCTTTTATAAGGCCACTAACCCCATTCAAGAGGGCTCCACCTCATGACTTaaccacctcccaaaggctcacCTTGTAATACTGTCACACTGGtggttaagtttcaacatatgaatttgggggtcaGATCATAGCAAAtacttttgatttatatttattttaattttaagagagGGTTAGAAGGGGTAATAGGTGgagttttctaaagaaaaagccATTGCTTGAGTGACTCTAAGGGCAGACACCAACAAGCCATCCTCTAATTAGACTAAAAATATGCAACAGCAACAAACAACCCTCAAATCTCTGTGACTTAACACACCAATAGTTCACTGTGTGCTCACATTACATGTCCACAACAGATCAAGAGGGTCTGCTCCACGTGGTCACCTAGGCTTACAGAGGCTCCACCAACTAGAATGCAGTCTCCATGGTACTTACAGGAGGGTGAGAGAGTGGAGAATTACAGATTGGCTTTTCATTGTCTCAGCCTGGAAGTAACCTACATAGCTTCCCCTTACATTTCATTGGTCAGAAAGAACCACATGGCCCTGCCTACCTGCAAATACTGTATCTGTGAAGCCCAATTATCTTTGCTATCGGTTTTTTACTCTGTGCTCTCACTGAACCAATAGTGAAATTGTGACTGTTTCTTGTGAATCTACTCCCCTCCCTGGACTCTAATCTTTAAGAGCGGAGGCCTCATATTACATATCATGTTAACTTTGGTGCCTAGCACAAGACTGGTGCCCAGTGATTGTGGAGTGAATGAACAATGGGACAAAGTAAAGGTGAACCTAAAGAAAGGTGAACGCAGTGCCTGGGAAGATCAGTTTAGAAGGAGTTTCCCTATCTGAAAAATGAAGCAGGGAAGGCCAAGAACACAATGctatcagttttaaaaatgaaaccaaacctCACTGAATAGAGTGGACAGTCTGTGTGTAACACAACTCATTGTTGGGGTGGGTTTCCATCAACAGCAAAACAGACTGCATATgtagaagaaagggaaaataggACCCCCCAGGGGCACTAAGtggctttggaaaaaaaaaaaaaaaatcccctgatCTTAGAGCAGCCTCATGAATAAACTAGGCACAGAAGAGTCTGACTTCCCGCTCATAAATTTTTGGAGCTAAGAGGGACTAACGTGCAATTCCTGCGTCATCATGGAAAAACCTTGACTTAtccaactgtttttgtttttttctcttgtagaagaagaaaggaattaaTCCTACAGAATTGCTTCCTATTTCAAGTCAGTTTTATTGACCTCGCTTTGCAAAATAAGTGGGTTCATCTGGATTGTAAAGATATTTAAGGATACTTTACGTTATAAGTAGGATGACTATCCATCCAGGTTTGAACCTGCTGTTCATGGTTAATTTATTAATAGCATGTCTCACAGTTCATTCACAGAAATGCTTGGATATGGCCGATAAATTGAAACGTCATTCTagttaaaagtaacatttttaactGACTGGAGAAAGGTGACTTGGAGTTCTAGGAAGGGACAGAGAACAAACATTTCCGTTGGCTCAGCACGCCCAGCCTGTATTGGGCTGGGCACCTTAGCGTACCTGTTTCAGGACTGCGATACTGGCGTTTTGCTGGGAGTAGCCCAGGTGTTTTAACCACTTCCTGAAAAACAAGGTCCGGTAAAAAGAGGCTGGGAGTAGGCGTGGGCTCCTGTCCCTGCCATATGCTGTCTTCCTGATCTTGGGAAGTCATTTCAAGCACCTAAtcatcagtttccttatctgtgaaactggAGTAATAACATTTCCCTCCAAACGCTgtcttatttaattcatttaacagCAGCCACTATTATTCCATTATACAGACGAATAAATAGACGTTATGAGGGGGCAAACTGCGCTGATCAAGGCTCATAATTCTAACAGCTACTGTTTAGGAGCCAAGTACTCAAGCAGCCTGTGCACAGTCTCTAATTTCTAGAAGAGAAGGCGGATACTTGGAGCGATAACTTAACAAGGTCATGGAACTCATAAATGGCTTGAGAAAGGCTGATCCTAGGAAGTCTGGTTCAGAGCCCGCGCTCTCACTGCATAAGGCATATTTCAAGGGAGGAACGGGCAAGCATCTAGCCCTACTCTTGGGACTCCACATCCAgtgctcttttcctctcttcGTTACACTGCACTGCTGGTCAGAAACCCATCGCGGAAGCGGATCAAACACAACAAAGGGCAGGGGGCGTTGGAAAAACTGGCGAAGTCGCGCAGACCGAGATGACCCGCCGGCCCCAACAAATCACCAGTGGCCAGTATCGAGTGTCCTCCTGCCTTCAGCCCGGAGGCCAAGTCACCTTTTAGAGTTCCTCTCTTGGCGGGGAGGAAGCCCCCTGGTCCGGCTAAGAGCTTACGTAATGCCCGCGGGCGGCTGCGCCCCGGTCTCCCATGGGTGTGCGCAGCGCCCCCAGCCCGGGGCAGGCCTTCCCCTGTCCGCTTCCCCAGTCTCTCGGCCCACGACCATGGGGGGGTCCGTGACCACCGGCCCCACGCCGGTGGCGTCCGCGTTGGGCGGCGGCGTCCCCCGCAGCCACCCAGCTTCCCGGGGGAGGAGCAGCGCATCGCGCAAGCATCCGGGAGCGGCGGAGGGGGCGGGAGGAAGGACGAGAGGAGGAAGCGGGATTTAAACGAAAGGCGGTGACGCCACACAAAAGATTTCTATAGGCTCCAGGGAGGTTACGGCCGAGGCGGCGGCGGCGAGCCCGGGGGCGAGGCGCGGACGGGAAGAGGAAAAGCCTCCGGCAGACCCTGCGGGCGGCGGCACAGCCACGGCCGCGCTCCGAGGTGAAGCCGCGCGCGGAGAGGAAGCGGGTgtttttccctctgcctttcGGCCCCCGCCCTTCCTTTCAGTTTCTCCCCGCTCGCTCGGAAGTTGGCGGTTGACAAAAATGGCAGGAGCCGGGGCCCGGGCCGGTTGCCGCAGCGCCGCGGGGACCTTCTGAGTTGGCCCGGTCGCAGGGAGACTCGTGCAGGGGCGTCCGATGCGCGGGGCCCAGGGTCTCGGGAGAGCTCAGCCGCTGCGGGCCCCAGACGAGGAGGCGACAGGGATGGACTCGCGTCGACAGCCAGCGGCGGGCCGCCGGGCGCGCGGTCTGGGAGGGCGTGCCGCCGCGGCGCCGGGCCGCGCGCTGTGAACCGGCGAGGCGGGAAGGGGCCGCCGCGGCACTCGGCACGCCCGGGCGTGGCGGGCGGGCGAGAGCTTGAGAGCGATCCGGGCGGCCGCTGTGCGCAATCAGTGCAGGCTCCCGCCCGGCTCTGACTCGGCGCGGCAGCGACAGCGCGGGCCACACCCTCTGCCCTGCTGCCGCCGGCGCCGCTTCCCGAGAGCGGGAGGCAGGAGATGCGCCCGGGGCGGCCGCGCGTCTCGGAGAGCCAGCCCCGGCCGCCGTCGCGGGGAAGTGCCGCCTGGCGGGGTCACGGCGCCTGAAGCCCACGTGCGCCGCCAAGCCCGAGGTGGCCTCGAGCGCGGCGGCTGACAGCAGAGTCTGCCTGTGCTGCCTCCCGCGCTCCTCCCCGAGGAAAGGATTTTGAtttcaaagaaaggaaggaaggacaactCCCAGCTTCCCCGTCCCGCCCTCACCTCTCTGAGGGCCGGGCCAGGCCATGCCCAGGAAGGCGGCGGCGGCGAACCAGCAGAAGGGACTTTCCTGGCCTCCCGGAGACGAGGAGCGCGGACAGTGAGTTTGCTCTGCCGCGGTTCATGGTTCCTGCAAGCCCTCTAGGAGGCCGAAAGCTGCAGCCCCTCCCCTTGCCCCGAAGAGCCTTCCGCGTTCTCTGGCCCTCGGGCCCACCCCGCGCCGCCCGGGCTCCCGCCGCCGCAGCCCAGTGCCTTCTGCCCGCGGCGGTGGATGGCATGATGGTGCGAGGAAGGCACCGCGGCCTTGGCCAGCTGAGTCGCGACGGCCGCCGGGGCGGCGGCAGTGGCCGCGGCAGCGGCGGTGGTAGCGGGGTCCCCAGCGGCATGCCAGTGCCCCCCGGGCGCGATGGCTAGCGGCAGCGCCGGGAAGCCCACTGGCGAGGCGGCTTCTCCGGCTCCTGCGACCGCCATCGGCGGGACCAGCTCGCAGCCGCGGAAGAGGCTGGTATCCGTCTGCGATCACTGCAAGGGCAAGATGCAGCTGGTAGCCGACCTGCTGCTGCTGTCGAGCGAGGCGCGGCCAGTGCTCTTCGAGGGCCCTGCCTCCTCTGGTGCCGGCGCCGAGTCCTTCGAGCAGTGCCGGGACACCATCATCGCGCGCACCAAGGGGCTCTCCATCCTCACCCACGACGTGCAGAGCCAGCTCAACATGGGCCGCTTCGGGGAGGCGGGGGACAGCCTGGTGGAGCTGGGCGACCTGGTGGTGTCGCTGACCGAGTGCTCGGCCCACGCGGCCTATCTGGCGGCTGTGGCCACGCCGGGTGCCCAGCCGGCGCAGCCGGGCCTGGTGGACCGCTACCGCGTGACGCGCTGCCGCCATGAGGTGGAGCAGGGTTGCGCCGTGTTGCGCGCCACGCCGCTGGCCGACATGACGCCGCAGCTGCTGCTGGAGGTGTCGCAGGGCCTGTCGCGCAACCTCAAGTTCCTGACGGACGCGTGCGCCCTGGCCAGTGACAAGTCACGGGACCGCTTTTCGCGCGAGCAGTTCAAGCTGGGCGTCAAGTGCATGAGCACCAGCGCGTCGGCGCTCCTGGCCTGCGTGCGCGAGGTGAAGGTGGCGCCCAGTGAGCTGGCGCGGAGCCGCTGCGCGCTGTTCAGCGGGCCCCTGGTGCAGGCAGTCAGCGCCCTAGTAGGCTTCGCCACCGAGCCGCAGTTCCTGGGTCGCGCGGCAGCTGTGAGCGCCGAGGGCAAGGCGGTGCAGACCGCCATCCTGGGCGGCGCCATGAGCGTGGTGTCGGCCTGCGTGCTCCTGACCCAGTGCCTCAGGGATCTGGCGCAGCACCCCGACGGGGGCGCCAAGATGTCGGACCACAGGGAGAGGCTGAGGAACTCGGCCTGCGCCGTGTCTGAAGGCTGCACCCTGCTATCTCAGGCTTTAAGGGAGAGGTCTTCGCCCAGGACTTTACCGCCAGTGAATTCCAATTCTGTGAATTAGCACCCCACCCCCATACCCCTTCTTCCACCCCCAGACTAAAGGAAGATACTTACTCTGCCCCTCACCATTTATACCAAAGAAATCATAGGTGAAACCCCCTACCCTCCCCAACATTAAATGCTCGAGAGGAATCTTAAGGCAGGGCCATGCACACAACCTGCACACGCACTTGGAGGGCCCAGGTGTCTGTCCACCAGGCCCCACGCAGTAGGGACTGGAAGATGGAAAATGTGTCATCTGGTTGCGTTATCACTCCCGCCCCCTACCCCAGCCCGTCTTCCGGAATTTCTCAACTAAGTTTGATTATTGGGCAGGAAGGAGGTCATgggttcatttcatttttttgtgtttttaattaaaagaaaggttaCCTCAGTTTTCACTCCTTAGACATGGATGTAGCTAccttttttgtatgtctttttttttttttttaagcaatcgTGTTGAATTAGGAGTATACTTAGTGTGGAAAGGGTATGAATTTGCCATGTGATTTGCAAATGGGGGGAAGCTACtgtgagtgtgtgtttttttaatttacactatagagtgattttttttcccccaacgtCAAGTTTTTACCTTGCATGTACTGGAGTATTTATTTCATCTATTAAAATGTTATGTTTCTCAGATGGCTTTTTGCAATTATTGTTGATTTTTCAATAATTGTAATTTTGCATGCTGTGTATCATGTATGGGAAGGTTCTGTGGGAAGGCTATTTCAATAGTAGTGAGGCAGGCCCCCAGTTCCCAAGCCTTTCTACTTTTTCCTCAAGAAAAAGTACTGCTCAAGAAGTACTCGCTTGAGCAGCCTAGAATTGAAGAGATGACTATGCATAACATTCTATTTTCAAAGGCAGGTGACACAAATGGGGTTGGGTTATGTAGAGTGCTTGGGACGGTTTTGTCTCATTTTTCCTGGAAAGTGATTTAGCTCCCTTTGTCTCCACTTATCTTTCCATCATCATGAACAGTGGCTCAGGCTGCTTGAATTCTGATTTGTATTCTGCCTATCATTTTTAGATTAAAGCACTTCCTAATCCTGTGTGGTATGCCAGTCTTCTCAACTCAGAGTCTCTATGGATGGAACTGTAAAAGTACTGTATATCAAGTGAGAATAGTTAGCATCTTTTATGTACACAGGTCTATTCAGACAAGATCCTCATGGTTTCAGAAAAGATATAGAGAGGGTCCTAGACTGCTTAATAGAGGAAAGAAGTATCACGGAAAGCTTGTTAACGTTCTAGAGCCACAACATAATTGTAGGCCAAGGGCTTATTTTTGTGACCTTGATCTAAGATAATGCCATGGTTGATTGTGTGTTGGAAGAATCTTTTCATTGAAATTTGGAGTAATattaaggtagtttttttttctgtagacatTTTTAGGAGTCTTTTTGTGTGAGTGGTGGTGGAGTGTGTAGTTTTGTTGAACCTAGTTAAATTCTGAATATCTTCCCACTAAAAGCACAACAAATCTATTTACAGTGCCTGAAGCCTGGGAGGGCCACATGAGTAAAAACTCGTACGTGTTTAGATTTgttccatttacatttttcttgggATTTGTTGTGCTTAAACCTTTGCAGTTCTCACAGATctgaaaagaaagcattttttacTGTAATACATAGAGAGAACAAAGTCATATtgactattttatttgtttgaatcGCTGTTTTTATTACAAGGACATGAAATGCACTGTATAAAAGTCTTCAACCTGTGTTGGGTAAGGCTAGGACTGTTTCACCGCCCcgaatttgaaatttgaaaaagtCTTAAAGTGGTAGGGtacttacatttttgaaaaaatgacAATGGGAGcagtttttctctcttaaatCCTGGTAAATTTTGGGTTTTTGaaggctttaaaaaatgaaaatgaccttGAGCATCTTTATTCCTCTCCTCTGCCCTTTAATGTTGGGATGGGGTTCAGGATGAAAGGGAGGTGGGATTCTAATTCATGGGCCAGTGACAATCCTGCATGCatatagaaatttttatttgttgaatgtaCACAAGTAATGATAGAGTTTGATTATATGGTTGATTTTCATTTATCCTATGCCGATCACAAAGAGTAAACTGAAAGGAACAAacgttaagtaaaataagggccAGGAATCTGTAAATTTGAtattagattaagaaaaaaagaattgccaaTTTTTTTCCTGGACTCTTTCCTTGCAGAAGCAATTTTCAGGACAACTCaagccaggaaaaaaataaaaaataaaaaaaattaactttcccTATCTGTTTGAATGAAGTTAGCTAGTCACTAAATGAATTTTGAAACCTCTTACCTAAATAATAGTTGCTCTTGGTGTTTCTGTATGTTCTACATTTGGTCATGTAACATGCATAATCTCTATCCTCTGAAGTTGATAAAAGTTCTAAACTTAAGTGTTTTCACCACCCCTGCACCCCCCAcctcccatttataaaataaagttcagGGCTTTTCTTCCAGCAGGTGTCTTGAAATGAATTCTGCTTGTACTTTTTTCCAGCAGATTTCTAGAAGCCAGAGTGAGGAATGCCAGGCAAAGGAATTGGGCACAGGTCTttgatattttaacttttctctaATGTCCCAGGTTgctaaacttctttttaaaatagcccCTGATGTTTAAAAAAAGCAGCATCTCAGACCTGTTTCATAACAGGGTTTAATAAGGTCAGCAGAGATACTGGTTCCAGGAATAAAATCAGAgtggcctgtttgtttgtttgtttgttttttgtttgcttcttaatttttaaactacACTAGGGTTAACTTAAGACATTAATCCTTGGGTTCTTCTGACTCCTGAAGGCAAGTTTTCTTACACAGGCTTAACGCACATCATCTTGACCAGGGAATGTTGAGAATCTTCTCCCATTGAATGGtcataagaaaaggaaatcatgATGGCTAAgttctttaaagaaaagacattatTTATGATAGTCAACTCAGTAAATGGAACAAAAACAGTCTTTCAAACATAAGACTTACCCAGAAAAAAGCACAACTCTGTCTTTCTTTGCCTGTTTTAAGTATAGCCTTTATTATCCATTCCGGGTGATGataggaaatacaaaaattatgtgaTATGTGTGTATTTGCCTTCTTCCCTACCCCTCAccgcacccccaccccatcctcatTTTTATAATTCTGGAAGCATCAGTTACATCTGATTGGTTAttttacacacttttttttttttgagatggagtctcgcgctcttgaccaggctggagtgcagtggcgcgatcttggctcactgcaagctccgcctcacgggttcacaccattctcttgcctcagcctccggagtagctgggactacaggcgacctccaccacgcccggctaatttgtgtgtgtgtgtgtgtgtgtgtgtgtgtgtgtgtgtgtgtgtgtatttttagtagagacagggtttcattatgttaccCATGATGggctctatctcctgacctcgtgatccactcgcctcggccttccaaagtgctgggattacaggcgtgagccacccctcccggccttttttttttttttttttaaaagctggcaTAGGGATCTAAAATATTTGGCAGTTTGGAACAGCTAATTTTAACAGAAACACCTGTTTTTCAGAATGAATGTGACTATGGTAACATGCAGATCAGACAGAGGATTTGAGAAATGACTGCCAAAATTCTTTCTGAGCTTTGCTTAGTGAACGTGGAAGGATTTAGAGAAGAAATCCTTAAAGATTTAGTTGCATTTTCACCTGGGGCTGTTCTCTGGGCTGCCTTTTGGTTTGCAGCAACTGGAAGAGGCTTTAAGGAGACCATCTTTGAGTTTCCAGTGTGGGCACAGGTATTTGTGTTCCTCCCTGGCAAATTCTTgtctttacttaattttttttttttttttgtaggactATGTGTGCAATTAATTGCTCCATTTTGACTAAACAGGGTTTTACTTTAGGGTTCTTTAGATAGGTGAGTTGTCTGCTTCGACTTCAGTGGCAGAGGGCTCTAAGATTTAACTGTCTGGGTATTATAAGGAA
This region includes:
- the TLNRD1 gene encoding talin rod domain-containing protein 1 produces the protein MASGSAGKPTGEAASPAPATAIGGTSSQPRKRLVSVCDHCKGKMQLVADLLLLSSEARPVLFEGPASSGAGAESFEQCRDTIIARTKGLSILTHDVQSQLNMGRFGEAGDSLVELGDLVVSLTECSAHAAYLAAVATPGAQPAQPGLVDRYRVTRCRHEVEQGCAVLRATPLADMTPQLLLEVSQGLSRNLKFLTDACALASDKSRDRFSREQFKLGVKCMSTSASALLACVREVKVAPSELARSRCALFSGPLVQAVSALVGFATEPQFLGRAAAVSAEGKAVQTAILGGAMSVVSACVLLTQCLRDLAQHPDGGAKMSDHRERLRNSACAVSEGCTLLSQALRERSSPRTLPPVNSNSVN